A window of Vibrio ishigakensis contains these coding sequences:
- the rluC gene encoding 23S rRNA pseudouridine(955/2504/2580) synthase RluC has product MSEIRTQVQFVEIDSDMAGQRIDNFLRNQLKALPKSMVYRIVRKGEVRVNKKRVKAEYKLQAGDLVRIPPVTIPQEEENPGLSTKLNKVAELEDCIIFEDEHMLILNKPSGTAVHGGSGLKFGAIEALRALRPQARFLELVHRIDRDTSGILLVAKKRSALRHLQAQFREKTVQKYYFALVMGEWKSSIRKVTAPLLKNEVNSIVRVNPNGKPSETRFKIIEKLNQATLIQASPITGRTHQIRVHTQYTGHPIAWDDRYGDRRFDAYTGKVGLDRLFLHAAHIKFVHPGSGEEMEIKAPMEKKLVKAVEGLRVKG; this is encoded by the coding sequence ATGAGTGAAATTAGAACCCAAGTGCAGTTTGTCGAGATTGATTCTGACATGGCTGGACAGCGAATCGATAACTTTCTTCGCAATCAATTAAAGGCACTTCCTAAGAGCATGGTTTACCGAATCGTGCGCAAGGGTGAGGTGCGTGTGAACAAAAAGCGCGTTAAGGCAGAGTATAAGCTTCAAGCCGGTGATCTTGTGCGTATCCCTCCGGTGACCATTCCTCAAGAGGAAGAGAATCCTGGTCTTAGCACTAAGCTGAACAAAGTTGCTGAGTTAGAAGACTGCATCATTTTTGAAGATGAGCATATGCTTATTCTTAATAAACCTTCGGGTACGGCAGTACATGGCGGCAGTGGTTTAAAGTTTGGCGCAATCGAGGCGCTTCGTGCTCTTCGTCCTCAGGCTCGGTTTTTGGAGCTTGTGCACCGTATCGACCGTGATACATCAGGCATCTTGTTGGTTGCTAAAAAGCGCTCAGCTCTTCGTCATCTGCAAGCGCAGTTCCGTGAGAAGACAGTACAGAAGTATTACTTTGCTCTTGTGATGGGTGAGTGGAAGTCTTCGATTCGTAAAGTAACGGCACCGCTTCTTAAGAATGAAGTTAACAGCATTGTTCGCGTGAACCCGAACGGTAAGCCTTCCGAAACTCGCTTTAAGATCATTGAGAAACTCAATCAAGCGACCTTGATTCAAGCAAGCCCAATTACCGGTCGTACTCATCAGATCCGTGTGCATACCCAATATACCGGCCACCCAATTGCGTGGGATGACCGATACGGTGACCGCCGTTTTGATGCTTACACTGGAAAAGTTGGGCTAGACCGCCTGTTCTTGCATGCTGCGCATATCAAGTTTGTTCATCCAGGCAGTGGTGAGGAGATGGAAATCAAAGCGCCGATGGAGAAGAAATTGGTTAAGGCTGTTGAGGGGTTGAGAGTTAAGGGTTAA
- the fabD gene encoding ACP S-malonyltransferase, which produces MSKFAIVFPGQGSQSLGMLAELGEQHEVVKQTFAEASEVLGYDLWALIQDGPAEDLNQTQRTQPALLAASVAIWRVWNEQSLATPELVAGHSLGEYSALVCAGVIDFKEAIKLVELRGQLMQQAVPAGTGAMYAIIGLGDEEIAKACEEAAQGEVVSPVNFNSPGQVVIAGNKDAVERAGALCKEAGAKRALPLPVSVPSHCALMKPAADKLAEALESIQFNTPALPVINNVDVEAATDPAVIKQALVRQLYSPVRWTETVQSMHEQGVEKLLELGPGKVLTGLTKRIVKSLSAAAVNDAASLEAAK; this is translated from the coding sequence ATGAGCAAATTTGCAATTGTTTTCCCAGGACAAGGTTCTCAAAGCCTGGGTATGTTGGCAGAGCTTGGCGAGCAGCACGAAGTAGTAAAGCAAACATTTGCTGAAGCTTCTGAGGTTCTTGGCTATGACCTATGGGCACTTATTCAAGACGGCCCAGCTGAAGACCTAAACCAAACGCAACGCACTCAGCCTGCACTTCTTGCAGCATCTGTTGCGATCTGGCGCGTTTGGAACGAGCAAAGTCTAGCAACTCCGGAACTAGTCGCGGGTCACAGCCTAGGTGAATACTCAGCACTAGTTTGTGCTGGCGTTATTGATTTCAAAGAAGCGATCAAGCTAGTTGAGCTACGCGGCCAACTAATGCAACAAGCGGTACCAGCAGGTACTGGCGCTATGTACGCTATCATCGGTCTAGGCGACGAAGAGATCGCTAAGGCGTGTGAAGAAGCAGCGCAAGGTGAAGTTGTTTCTCCAGTAAACTTCAACTCTCCTGGTCAGGTTGTTATCGCAGGTAACAAAGATGCAGTAGAGCGTGCGGGCGCACTATGTAAAGAAGCGGGCGCTAAGCGTGCACTTCCACTGCCTGTATCTGTACCTTCGCACTGTGCATTGATGAAGCCAGCGGCTGACAAGCTAGCTGAAGCGCTAGAATCTATCCAGTTTAATACTCCAGCACTGCCAGTAATCAACAACGTTGACGTTGAAGCGGCAACGGATCCAGCGGTAATTAAGCAAGCGCTTGTACGTCAGCTATACAGCCCAGTACGTTGGACTGAGACGGTTCAGTCTATGCACGAGCAAGGCGTAGAGAAACTACTAGAGCTAGGTCCAGGCAAGGTTCTTACAGGCCTGACTAAGCGCATCGTTAAGTCACTAAGTGCGGCAGCAGTAAATGACGCAGCTTCTCTTGAAGCCGCGAAATAA
- the pabC gene encoding aminodeoxychorismate lyase, translating to MIWINGVISDQIDATDRSFNYGDGGFTTIRTIDGKPEHWSLHVERMQDCLTLLQIPQPNWKQVREWVETAAKSEGLGGVKLLVSRGSGGRGYSPQGINKPTIVISNFDYPSHYSFWQLEGIELGIAEHKLGINPLLAGRKHNNRLEQVLMKADMEQQDMPDGVVLDINNHIVETTMANLFWVKGNTLYSPSIEKAGVAGIARRLVMIDAQNMGLKVIIGEFELDHLLSADQVFITNAILGIAPVTKITHKSFPIGIITRDLQERINSV from the coding sequence ATGATATGGATAAATGGCGTAATCTCGGACCAAATAGACGCAACGGACAGAAGTTTTAACTACGGGGACGGTGGCTTTACCACAATCCGCACCATAGATGGCAAACCAGAGCATTGGTCTTTGCATGTCGAGCGAATGCAAGACTGCTTGACGCTACTACAGATACCGCAACCAAACTGGAAACAGGTGCGAGAGTGGGTGGAAACCGCAGCTAAATCTGAAGGGCTTGGCGGTGTAAAACTATTAGTAAGCAGAGGTAGTGGCGGTCGAGGTTACAGTCCGCAGGGAATAAACAAGCCAACCATAGTAATCTCAAACTTTGATTATCCCTCTCACTATAGTTTTTGGCAGCTTGAAGGGATTGAGTTGGGAATAGCTGAGCATAAACTGGGTATCAATCCTTTACTTGCCGGTCGCAAGCACAATAACCGCTTAGAGCAGGTGCTAATGAAAGCCGATATGGAGCAGCAAGATATGCCCGATGGGGTAGTGCTGGATATCAACAACCATATCGTTGAGACTACCATGGCGAACCTTTTCTGGGTTAAAGGCAATACTCTCTATTCCCCTAGCATTGAAAAAGCAGGTGTGGCCGGAATTGCACGCCGATTAGTGATGATAGATGCGCAGAACATGGGACTTAAGGTCATTATTGGCGAGTTCGAGTTAGACCATCTGTTGTCGGCGGACCAAGTATTTATTACTAATGCCATCCTTGGCATCGCTCCTGTCACAAAAATCACCCACAAATCTTTCCCGATAGGTATAATCACTCGTGATCTACAGGAGAGGATTAATAGTGTTTAA
- the tmk gene encoding dTMP kinase, with translation MSLGKFIVVEGLEGAGKSTAISAIHEVLKQHGVTEITSTREPGGTVLAEKMRALVKEETEGEEVQDITELLLMYGARVQLVETVIKPALEQGNWVVGDRHDLSSQAYQGGGRQIPAETMASLKAISLGDFEPDMTLYMDIDPTLGLERARGRGELDRIEKMDISFFERARARYLELANANDNILIIDASQSIEQVAEDIRGKLNNWLESQ, from the coding sequence GTGAGTCTAGGAAAGTTTATTGTTGTAGAAGGACTGGAGGGAGCGGGTAAGAGTACCGCTATCTCAGCGATTCATGAGGTTCTAAAACAACACGGCGTCACAGAGATCACCTCTACTCGCGAGCCAGGAGGCACTGTGCTTGCAGAGAAGATGCGCGCTTTAGTGAAAGAAGAGACCGAAGGCGAAGAGGTACAGGACATTACTGAGCTTCTGCTTATGTATGGCGCTCGAGTACAACTGGTTGAAACCGTTATCAAACCGGCTCTTGAGCAGGGCAACTGGGTAGTTGGGGACAGACACGACCTTTCTTCTCAAGCCTATCAAGGTGGAGGCCGCCAAATTCCGGCTGAAACTATGGCTTCACTAAAAGCCATTAGCTTAGGCGACTTCGAGCCCGATATGACCTTGTATATGGATATCGACCCAACGCTTGGCTTAGAGCGCGCCCGCGGACGCGGCGAACTAGACCGCATTGAAAAGATGGATATCAGCTTTTTTGAACGAGCTCGCGCGCGATACCTTGAGCTTGCCAATGCTAACGACAATATCCTTATCATAGATGCGAGCCAGAGTATTGAGCAGGTAGCGGAAGATATTCGCGGCAAGCTGAATAATTGGTTAGAGAGTCAATAA
- the yceD gene encoding 23S rRNA accumulation protein YceD, translated as MQKVKIPRTVDPSKAAQKRLDYDGIIQVSLLKRLNESVESVKRDADVQLSFGLDEQRLVVISGKANVEVELECQRCNEVFTHLCEVQFVYTPNKGEQTEENAPEEYDLVDLNEYGECDLIQLVEDEFILGLPQVAMHDLSDCSVDSSNLVFGELPEEIEESKPNPFEVLKSLKAQTKE; from the coding sequence ATGCAAAAGGTAAAAATACCGCGAACGGTTGACCCGAGTAAAGCAGCTCAGAAACGATTGGACTACGATGGCATCATCCAAGTCAGTCTGCTCAAGCGCTTGAATGAGTCGGTCGAAAGCGTAAAACGCGATGCAGATGTTCAATTGTCCTTTGGTTTGGATGAACAGCGACTAGTCGTTATCTCTGGTAAAGCTAACGTCGAAGTCGAATTAGAGTGTCAGCGTTGTAATGAGGTTTTCACACACTTGTGTGAAGTTCAATTCGTCTACACACCTAATAAAGGTGAGCAGACTGAAGAGAACGCACCGGAAGAGTACGATTTGGTAGATCTGAACGAGTACGGTGAATGCGACCTAATACAACTAGTTGAAGACGAGTTCATTCTTGGTTTACCACAGGTAGCAATGCACGATCTGTCTGACTGTAGCGTTGATTCAAGTAACTTGGTATTTGGTGAGCTTCCTGAAGAAATTGAGGAATCGAAACCAAACCCGTTCGAAGTTTTAAAAAGCTTAAAAGCACAGACAAAGGAGTAG
- the fabG gene encoding 3-oxoacyl-ACP reductase FabG, with amino-acid sequence MNLEGKIALVTGASRGIGRSIAETLVERGATVIGTATSENGAAAISEYLGDNGKGMALNVTDPASIESVLKAITEEFGPLDILVNNAGITRDNLLMRMKDDEWTDIMDTNLTSIFRLSKAVLRGMMKKKCGRIINVGSVVGTMGNPGQTNYAAAKAGVIGFTKSMAREVASRGVTVNTVAPGFIETDMTKALNDEQRAATLSSVPAGRLGDPREIAAAVAFLASPDAAYITGETLHVNGGMYMV; translated from the coding sequence ATGAATCTTGAAGGAAAAATCGCACTAGTAACGGGTGCAAGCCGTGGTATCGGTCGTTCAATCGCTGAGACTTTGGTTGAGCGTGGCGCGACAGTAATCGGCACAGCGACCAGCGAGAATGGCGCAGCAGCTATTTCTGAGTATCTCGGCGACAATGGCAAGGGTATGGCGCTGAACGTAACTGATCCTGCGTCTATCGAATCTGTGCTTAAGGCGATCACTGAAGAGTTCGGTCCACTGGACATCTTGGTTAATAATGCAGGTATCACGCGCGATAATCTGCTAATGCGCATGAAAGATGACGAGTGGACAGATATTATGGACACTAACCTGACTTCAATCTTCCGTTTGTCTAAAGCAGTACTACGTGGCATGATGAAGAAGAAATGTGGCCGTATCATCAATGTTGGCTCTGTAGTTGGCACCATGGGTAACCCAGGTCAAACTAACTATGCAGCAGCGAAAGCGGGCGTTATCGGTTTCACTAAGTCTATGGCACGTGAAGTGGCGTCTCGTGGCGTTACAGTAAACACAGTAGCTCCGGGCTTTATCGAAACAGATATGACTAAAGCACTAAACGACGAGCAGCGTGCTGCTACACTGTCGTCTGTACCGGCAGGTCGTTTGGGTGATCCTCGTGAAATTGCAGCAGCTGTGGCGTTCCTAGCGTCTCCAGATGCAGCCTATATCACAGGTGAAACGCTACATGTAAACGGTGGCATGTACATGGTTTAA
- a CDS encoding beta-ketoacyl-ACP synthase III, with translation MYSKILGTGSYLPSQVRTNADLEKMVDTSDEWIVARTGIKERRISAPDETVADMGFIAAKNAIEMAGIDKHDIDLIIVATTSGSHAFPSSACQIQGMLEIPGCGAFDVAAACTGFVYALSIADQHIRSGMCKNILVIGSDALSKSVDDIDRSTVILFGDGAGAVVVGASEEPGILSTHLGADGRYGDLLSLEMPVRGGEVDKWLHMTGNEVFKVAVTQLSRLVTDTLKANNMEKEELDWLVPHQANLRIISATAKKLRMSMDQVVITLDRHGNTSAATVPTALDEAVRDGRIKRGQTLLLEAFGGGFTWGSALVKF, from the coding sequence ATGTACAGCAAAATATTAGGCACAGGCAGCTATTTGCCTTCACAAGTGCGCACAAATGCAGATTTAGAAAAAATGGTAGATACCAGCGACGAGTGGATCGTTGCTCGTACTGGTATCAAAGAGCGTCGTATTTCAGCGCCAGATGAAACCGTTGCCGATATGGGCTTTATTGCCGCTAAGAACGCAATCGAAATGGCGGGTATCGATAAACACGATATCGACCTGATCATCGTTGCGACCACCAGTGGTAGTCACGCCTTCCCATCATCAGCTTGCCAAATCCAAGGTATGCTTGAAATCCCGGGTTGCGGTGCTTTCGACGTAGCGGCTGCATGTACAGGCTTTGTTTATGCCCTGTCTATTGCAGACCAACATATCCGCTCTGGCATGTGTAAAAACATCCTAGTGATTGGCTCAGACGCACTGTCTAAGTCTGTAGACGACATCGACCGTTCTACCGTTATCCTATTTGGTGATGGTGCGGGCGCTGTGGTTGTCGGCGCGAGCGAAGAGCCGGGTATTCTGTCTACTCACCTAGGTGCAGACGGTCGTTATGGCGATCTTTTAAGTCTAGAGATGCCAGTACGTGGCGGTGAAGTCGATAAGTGGCTTCACATGACAGGTAATGAAGTATTCAAGGTAGCGGTGACTCAGCTTTCACGCCTAGTAACCGATACCCTTAAAGCGAACAATATGGAGAAGGAAGAGCTGGACTGGCTAGTGCCACACCAAGCGAACCTTCGCATTATCTCAGCAACGGCTAAGAAGCTGAGAATGTCGATGGACCAAGTGGTTATCACTCTTGATCGTCACGGTAATACCTCGGCAGCAACCGTACCTACTGCGCTAGATGAAGCAGTTCGTGATGGTCGAATTAAGCGTGGTCAAACCCTGCTTCTTGAAGCGTTTGGCGGCGGATTCACTTGGGGTTCAGCTCTGGTAAAGTTCTAA
- a CDS encoding Maf family protein: MTDYQLVLASTSPFRAEILKKLQLPFLILSPDFDETPLKDETPQELVIRLAEGKARSCHLPEGNHLVIGSDQVCVVDGKILGKPHTREKAIAQLKAQSGKSICFYTGLALFDSSTGATETKLDTFVVHFRDLTDKQIAAYVDKEQPLNCAGSFKSEGLGITLFSRLEGKDPNTLIGLPLIDLVGMLESKGVAVLG, translated from the coding sequence ATGACCGATTATCAGCTGGTTCTCGCTTCCACCTCGCCATTCCGTGCCGAGATTTTAAAAAAGCTCCAACTTCCCTTTTTGATCCTTTCGCCAGATTTTGACGAAACACCGCTAAAAGATGAAACTCCACAGGAGTTGGTGATTCGTTTGGCCGAAGGCAAGGCAAGGTCCTGTCACCTACCCGAAGGCAACCACCTAGTGATAGGTTCGGATCAGGTGTGCGTGGTAGATGGCAAGATATTGGGTAAACCGCATACTCGTGAAAAAGCTATTGCTCAGTTAAAGGCGCAGAGCGGGAAATCTATCTGCTTCTATACAGGACTGGCACTGTTTGATTCATCGACAGGTGCAACTGAGACTAAGCTGGATACCTTTGTTGTGCACTTTAGAGACCTTACCGATAAGCAGATCGCCGCATATGTAGATAAAGAGCAACCGCTGAATTGTGCTGGGAGTTTTAAGAGCGAAGGCTTGGGAATTACGCTGTTTAGTCGGCTTGAAGGTAAAGACCCGAATACGCTGATTGGGCTACCACTGATTGATTTGGTGGGTATGTTGGAAAGTAAGGGTGTTGCGGTACTGGGTTAA
- the plsX gene encoding phosphate acyltransferase PlsX → MRTITVALDAMGGDFGPRITVPAAVQALSIFPELKVILVGDESLILPELTSIGSYPKDRIQIQHTDKVISDGEKPSRALRRGQGSSMWEAIDLVESQQAQACVSGGNTGALMALSRYRLKLLPGIERPALVSSLPTRSGQKVWLLDLGANVSVEAEHLFQFAVMGSALAEQHLGRTPRVAILNVGAEEVKGNDLVKSCADMLSSAHSINYTGFVEAHQILHDEADVVVCDGFVGNVCLKAQEGVANLFLEHLKRHLCQSKFKSWLAKIFFGGLISDLKQMNPDQYNGASLLGLRGIVIKSHGSADKTAIINAILEAVHEVKRQVPSRISDRLETVLLERQQ, encoded by the coding sequence TTGCGAACGATTACCGTTGCACTTGATGCAATGGGCGGGGACTTCGGTCCTCGCATTACAGTGCCTGCCGCCGTGCAGGCATTGTCTATTTTCCCAGAGCTGAAAGTCATTTTAGTAGGGGATGAATCCCTTATCCTTCCCGAGCTCACCTCTATTGGGTCCTATCCCAAAGACCGCATTCAAATCCAGCACACCGACAAAGTTATTTCTGATGGGGAAAAACCGTCTAGAGCTTTACGTCGTGGTCAGGGTAGTTCGATGTGGGAAGCTATCGATCTTGTTGAATCTCAGCAGGCGCAAGCGTGCGTCAGCGGAGGTAATACTGGCGCTTTAATGGCGCTGTCTCGTTATCGACTCAAACTGCTTCCTGGTATCGAAAGACCGGCGCTTGTTTCATCACTACCTACTCGTAGCGGGCAAAAGGTATGGCTTCTGGACCTTGGAGCGAATGTCTCGGTCGAAGCAGAGCACCTTTTCCAGTTCGCAGTTATGGGCTCAGCACTGGCGGAGCAACACCTAGGCCGCACGCCTCGCGTGGCCATCTTGAATGTGGGCGCGGAAGAGGTTAAAGGGAACGATCTAGTTAAATCTTGCGCGGATATGCTCAGTTCTGCTCACTCCATCAATTACACCGGCTTTGTTGAAGCCCACCAGATCCTTCATGATGAGGCTGATGTGGTGGTTTGCGATGGATTCGTGGGAAATGTGTGTCTAAAAGCGCAAGAAGGGGTGGCAAATCTATTCCTAGAGCACCTTAAGCGCCACTTGTGCCAGTCCAAATTTAAATCTTGGCTAGCAAAAATCTTCTTTGGTGGGTTGATTTCTGACCTCAAACAGATGAACCCCGACCAGTATAATGGTGCAAGTTTGCTAGGATTGCGCGGCATTGTCATCAAAAGTCACGGAAGTGCGGATAAAACTGCTATCATCAATGCAATTCTAGAGGCAGTTCACGAAGTCAAACGACAGGTACCGAGTCGTATTAGTGATCGTTTGGAAACCGTTTTACTCGAGAGGCAACAATAG
- the fabF gene encoding beta-ketoacyl-ACP synthase II, which yields MSKRRVVVTGMGMLSPVGNTVESSWKALLSGQSGVSNIEHFDTTDFSTRFAAMVKDFNCEEYMSKKDARKMDLFIQYGIAAGVQALDDSGLEITEENCARVGVAIGSGIGGLGLIENGIQTLTNRGPRKVSPFFVPSTIVNMVAGNLSIMRGLRGPNIAISTACTTGLHNIGHAARMIAYGDADAMVAGGSEKASTPMGMAGFGAAKALSTNNEDPQGASRPWDSGRDGFVLGDGAGIMVLEEYEHAKARGADIYCELVGFGMSGDAYHMTSPSEDGSGGALAMEAAMRDAGITGEQVGYINAHGTSTPAGDVAELMGVKRALGEAGAAQVKVSSTKSMIGHLLGAAGSVEAIITVKALLDQKAPPTINLNDMDPRAAELGIDLVPNEAKDLDTEYALCNSFGFGGTNGSLIFKKI from the coding sequence GTGTCCAAGCGTCGTGTTGTTGTCACTGGTATGGGTATGTTGTCACCGGTAGGCAACACCGTTGAATCTTCTTGGAAAGCCCTGCTATCTGGTCAAAGTGGTGTTTCAAATATTGAGCACTTTGACACTACCGATTTCTCTACACGCTTTGCAGCTATGGTTAAAGACTTTAACTGCGAAGAGTACATGTCTAAAAAAGATGCTCGTAAAATGGATCTATTCATCCAGTACGGCATTGCAGCAGGTGTTCAGGCGCTAGATGATTCTGGCCTAGAAATCACAGAAGAGAACTGCGCACGCGTAGGTGTTGCGATTGGTTCGGGCATTGGTGGCCTTGGTCTAATCGAAAACGGTATCCAAACTCTTACTAACCGTGGCCCACGTAAAGTAAGCCCATTCTTCGTACCATCAACCATAGTTAACATGGTTGCAGGTAACCTATCTATCATGCGTGGCCTTCGCGGTCCAAACATCGCTATCTCAACAGCATGTACTACTGGCCTTCATAACATTGGCCATGCTGCTCGTATGATCGCATACGGCGATGCAGACGCTATGGTTGCAGGTGGTTCTGAGAAAGCTTCTACCCCTATGGGTATGGCAGGCTTCGGTGCTGCAAAAGCGCTTTCTACTAACAACGAAGACCCACAAGGTGCATCTCGCCCATGGGATTCTGGTCGTGACGGTTTCGTTCTTGGTGACGGTGCGGGCATCATGGTTCTAGAAGAGTACGAGCATGCTAAAGCACGTGGCGCTGATATCTACTGTGAGCTTGTTGGCTTTGGTATGAGTGGAGATGCTTACCACATGACCTCTCCAAGTGAAGATGGCTCTGGTGGTGCACTGGCGATGGAAGCAGCAATGCGTGACGCTGGTATCACAGGTGAGCAAGTGGGTTACATCAACGCGCACGGCACCTCAACTCCAGCAGGTGATGTTGCAGAGCTTATGGGCGTTAAGCGCGCACTAGGCGAAGCAGGTGCGGCTCAAGTTAAGGTATCTTCTACCAAGTCTATGATTGGTCACCTTCTAGGTGCTGCGGGTTCAGTTGAGGCTATCATCACAGTGAAAGCACTTCTGGATCAGAAAGCTCCACCTACGATCAACCTAAATGACATGGACCCTCGCGCAGCTGAGCTAGGTATTGACCTAGTGCCAAACGAAGCGAAGGATCTAGACACAGAGTACGCTCTATGTAACTCATTCGGCTTCGGTGGTACTAACGGTTCATTGATCTTCAAAAAGATCTAA
- the acpP gene encoding acyl carrier protein, producing MSNLEERVKKIIVEQLGVDEAEVKNEASFVDDLGADSLDTVELVMALEEEFDTEIPDEEAEKITTVQAAIDYVNSAQ from the coding sequence ATGAGCAATCTTGAAGAACGTGTAAAAAAAATCATCGTTGAACAACTAGGTGTTGACGAAGCAGAAGTTAAGAACGAAGCATCTTTCGTTGACGATCTAGGCGCTGACTCTCTAGACACAGTTGAGCTAGTAATGGCTCTAGAAGAAGAGTTCGACACTGAGATCCCAGACGAAGAAGCAGAGAAAATCACTACTGTTCAAGCTGCTATCGACTACGTAAACAGCGCTCAGTAA
- the mltG gene encoding endolytic transglycosylase MltG, protein MFKKLLLLCVCLVVVAAGAVFYVKNQMDTYLGQTVSIQEPTLVTIESGTSFNSILRRFETDNWIQSADADYVAKLIRRLHPEVTQLKAGTFELEPNLSLKEALLSLVNGKEAQFSITFVEGSTFKEWRTQFDEAPHLVHSTVDMSEQEIAKELGIERDKLEGLFLANTYHYTVGMSDLDIMRRANTSLNQTLEKYWGGRQEKLPLKNAYEALILASIIEKETAVPEERPLVSSVFVNRLNIGMRLQTDPTVIYGMGDKYQGNIRKRDLQTPTPYNTYTIFGLPPTPIAMVGEEAIAASVDPDDSKYLYFVASGEGGHVFSKNLRDHNRAVQEYLRKLRARK, encoded by the coding sequence GTGTTTAAAAAGTTATTACTGCTCTGCGTTTGCCTAGTCGTTGTGGCAGCCGGCGCAGTTTTTTATGTCAAGAATCAAATGGATACTTACTTGGGACAAACAGTAAGCATTCAAGAACCTACCCTAGTCACTATCGAATCGGGCACGTCTTTTAATTCCATTTTGCGCCGATTTGAAACCGATAACTGGATTCAATCTGCTGATGCAGATTATGTGGCCAAGCTTATTCGCCGTCTTCACCCTGAGGTGACCCAACTTAAAGCAGGTACCTTCGAGCTTGAGCCAAATCTGAGTTTGAAAGAAGCGCTACTGTCTCTGGTTAATGGTAAAGAAGCGCAGTTTAGTATCACCTTTGTCGAAGGTAGTACCTTTAAAGAGTGGCGCACTCAGTTTGATGAGGCGCCGCACCTAGTGCATTCCACAGTGGATATGTCTGAGCAAGAGATTGCAAAGGAGCTAGGTATAGAGCGTGACAAATTAGAAGGCTTGTTCCTGGCCAATACCTATCACTATACGGTAGGAATGTCCGATCTCGACATTATGCGTCGCGCCAACACTTCGCTTAATCAAACCCTAGAAAAGTACTGGGGCGGGCGTCAGGAGAAACTGCCACTTAAGAATGCCTATGAAGCCCTTATCTTGGCTTCTATTATCGAGAAAGAGACGGCAGTTCCAGAAGAGCGCCCACTGGTTTCTTCGGTATTTGTGAACCGCTTGAATATCGGTATGCGATTACAAACCGACCCGACCGTGATCTACGGTATGGGTGATAAATATCAGGGCAATATTCGTAAGCGTGACCTGCAAACTCCGACCCCTTACAACACCTACACCATCTTTGGTTTACCACCAACACCAATTGCTATGGTGGGTGAAGAGGCGATTGCCGCTTCGGTTGACCCTGATGACAGCAAATATCTATATTTTGTGGCCAGCGGCGAAGGTGGCCATGTCTTTTCAAAAAATCTGCGCGACCATAACCGAGCAGTTCAAGAATATCTAAGAAAGTTGAGGGCGCGTAAGTGA
- the rpmF gene encoding 50S ribosomal protein L32 — MAVQKSKKSRSMRGMRRSHDALTTAALSVDATSGETHLRHNVTADGYYRGKKVINK, encoded by the coding sequence ATGGCCGTACAAAAGAGCAAAAAATCACGTTCAATGCGTGGCATGCGTCGTTCACACGATGCGCTAACTACAGCTGCACTATCTGTAGACGCAACTTCAGGTGAAACTCACCTACGTCACAACGTGACTGCTGACGGTTACTACCGTGGCAAAAAGGTAATCAACAAGTAA